The Octadecabacter arcticus 238 genome contains a region encoding:
- a CDS encoding tyrosine-type recombinase/integrase produces MRAKNRLTSSFIKTAPIGKHCDGGGLWLIKRDDGGAQWVQRVTVHGRRREMGLGGIPSLSLSEARKLSERWRKLAAAGRDPIKEREAEERAARREDITLEILTADAFESRKAELKGDGTAGRWLSPLNIHVLPKLGKVPVTDLDQRDIRDTLAPIWHTKADTARKAMNRLSIVLKHAAALGLDVDLQATEKAKALLGKSRHVAKNIPAMDWRDVPAFYASLEEPTLTHLALRLLILTGVRSTPLRNIRLDQIEGDVWTVPAESMKGRKGATNPFRVPLSPEAQRIIELARPHARNGFLFPNTRGGVISDMTLSRMMERRGLEARPHGFRTSLRTWLAEATDAPHEVAEGVLAHIVDGGVVRAYRRTDYLEQRAKLADRWADHLTGGAGQVLQFVGAD; encoded by the coding sequence ATGCGGGCCAAGAACAGACTTACGTCATCCTTCATAAAGACGGCCCCTATCGGCAAGCACTGTGATGGTGGTGGGCTTTGGCTCATCAAGCGCGACGATGGCGGCGCGCAATGGGTGCAGCGTGTGACCGTTCACGGCAGGCGGCGGGAAATGGGCTTGGGCGGCATTCCTTCCCTATCCTTGTCCGAAGCCCGCAAGCTGTCCGAACGCTGGCGCAAGTTGGCTGCGGCTGGCCGTGACCCGATCAAGGAACGCGAAGCCGAAGAACGGGCCGCACGGCGCGAAGATATAACGCTGGAAATCCTGACCGCTGATGCTTTTGAATCCCGCAAGGCCGAATTGAAGGGGGATGGAACAGCAGGCCGCTGGCTTTCGCCTTTGAACATTCACGTTCTGCCCAAGCTTGGCAAAGTGCCGGTGACGGACCTAGACCAGCGCGACATTCGCGACACGCTGGCACCTATCTGGCACACGAAGGCCGACACGGCGCGCAAGGCTATGAACCGGCTTTCAATCGTCTTGAAACACGCGGCGGCGTTGGGCTTGGATGTGGATCTGCAAGCGACCGAAAAGGCAAAGGCGCTTTTGGGCAAGTCGCGGCATGTGGCAAAGAATATTCCGGCGATGGACTGGCGCGACGTGCCAGCCTTCTATGCCAGCCTTGAAGAACCAACCCTGACGCACCTTGCCTTGCGGCTGTTGATACTGACCGGCGTTCGTTCGACCCCGCTGCGCAATATCCGGTTAGACCAGATCGAAGGCGATGTATGGACGGTGCCAGCCGAATCTATGAAAGGTCGAAAAGGTGCAACCAACCCTTTCCGCGTGCCCTTATCGCCTGAGGCACAGCGGATAATTGAACTTGCACGCCCACACGCCCGCAACGGCTTTTTATTCCCGAACACGCGCGGCGGCGTGATTAGCGACATGACCCTTTCGCGAATGATGGAACGGCGCGGGCTGGAAGCGCGCCCGCACGGTTTTCGCACGTCACTACGCACCTGGCTGGCCGAAGCGACTGACGCCCCTCACGAAGTCGCCGAAGGGGTGCTGGCGCATATCGTGGATGGCGGCGTGGTGCGTGCCTACAGGCGCACAGATTATCTCGAACAACGCGCCAAGCTGGCTGACCGATGGGCCGACCATCTGACTGGCGGCGCTGGGCAAGTGTTGCAGTTTGTGGGGGCGGACTGA
- a CDS encoding IS6 family transposase — protein MIDFKGTHFPKDVILFAIFFYLRYPVSYRDLEEIMEERGVDVDHGTLDRWVVKFAPLLATQAQSRKKPTAESWRMDETYIKVKGKWTYYYRAVDNTGKTLDFMLSERRNKAAARRFFKRAIGTNGVPDRVVIDKSGANLAGLESVNVILKFMGSGNTIKILQVKYLNNIIEQDHRFVKRITGPMLGFKAFHSAEATLAGIETAHMIRKGQLHANGLTAFQQFAALAA, from the coding sequence ATGATCGATTTCAAGGGTACGCACTTCCCGAAGGACGTGATCCTTTTCGCGATCTTTTTCTATCTACGCTACCCGGTCTCCTACCGTGATCTTGAAGAGATCATGGAGGAACGCGGCGTTGATGTTGATCATGGGACACTTGACCGTTGGGTGGTTAAGTTTGCGCCGCTGCTGGCGACACAAGCGCAGTCGCGTAAGAAGCCGACTGCAGAATCTTGGCGTATGGATGAAACCTACATCAAGGTTAAAGGCAAATGGACCTACTATTACCGCGCTGTCGACAACACGGGGAAAACCCTTGATTTCATGCTGTCTGAGCGTCGCAACAAGGCAGCAGCCCGTCGATTCTTCAAGCGCGCGATTGGCACGAACGGCGTGCCTGACCGTGTTGTCATCGACAAGAGCGGCGCCAATCTGGCGGGTCTGGAAAGCGTCAATGTAATTCTGAAGTTCATGGGCTCCGGCAACACGATCAAGATCCTGCAGGTCAAATACCTCAACAACATCATCGAACAGGATCATCGCTTCGTAAAGAGGATCACGGGGCCGATGCTAGGCTTCAAGGCCTTCCATTCTGCCGAGGCGACCTTGGCTGGAATCGAGACTGCGCACATGATCCGAAAGGGGCAGCTCCATGCCAACGGTCTCACCGCGTTTCAGCAGTTTGCGGCGCTCGCAGCATAA
- a CDS encoding aminotransferase gives MTLEIKLDNTSNRNWDNDHFMHPWEGMDYLGQNDRVFIEASNGVYVTDEAGKQLIDGPAGMWCVQVGYGRHEIADAMADQARKLAYFSPFNNTNSVATRFAREVAKRAPGDLNHVFFTTGGSTAVDTALRFVHFRNNLLGKPEKKKIISRQKAYHGSTYFAAAVSGKERDRLWLDKPNELAHFLPDVNPLVRKPDQSVADFLDEKVADLENAILTLGAENVAAFIAEPVLASGGVIVPPVGYHKRCIDVCHKHDVLYISDEVVTAFGRLGHWFASKDVFDIQPDIIICAKGLTSGYSPMGAAIFSDRLMEDITGADGQGATFSNGYTYSGHPVSAAAGLASMQIIEREGLLEHVRGVAPLFQERLRGLSDLPLVVDARGMGLMGCVQCSYKGDKNSTLENDYALGALIDMECQELGLVLRPIINMCVMSPPLVISEDQINQMFDILGQAIRKVDSVKGV, from the coding sequence ATGACATTGGAGATTAAATTGGACAATACCAGCAACAGGAATTGGGACAATGATCACTTCATGCATCCCTGGGAAGGTATGGATTATCTTGGTCAAAATGATCGTGTCTTTATCGAGGCAAGCAATGGTGTCTATGTCACCGATGAAGCCGGCAAACAGCTGATCGACGGGCCGGCAGGCATGTGGTGCGTTCAGGTTGGGTATGGGCGTCATGAGATCGCTGATGCGATGGCTGATCAGGCGCGCAAATTGGCCTATTTTTCACCGTTCAATAACACCAATTCCGTCGCGACCCGTTTCGCGCGCGAAGTCGCTAAACGCGCACCGGGCGATTTGAACCATGTGTTCTTTACGACTGGGGGATCAACAGCTGTTGATACTGCTTTGCGCTTTGTTCATTTTCGCAACAATCTTTTGGGCAAGCCCGAGAAAAAGAAGATTATTTCAAGGCAAAAAGCATATCACGGGAGTACCTACTTTGCCGCCGCCGTCAGCGGCAAAGAACGGGACCGTCTGTGGCTCGATAAGCCCAACGAGTTGGCGCACTTCCTACCAGATGTGAACCCGCTCGTGCGCAAGCCAGATCAAAGTGTTGCAGACTTCTTGGACGAAAAAGTAGCGGATCTTGAAAACGCGATCCTAACACTTGGTGCCGAAAACGTCGCCGCCTTTATTGCTGAACCAGTGCTCGCGTCAGGGGGGGTTATTGTGCCACCTGTGGGCTATCACAAACGCTGCATTGACGTTTGCCACAAGCACGATGTGCTTTATATTTCTGACGAGGTGGTCACAGCCTTTGGGCGTTTGGGGCATTGGTTTGCATCCAAAGACGTCTTCGACATCCAACCCGACATTATCATCTGTGCCAAGGGTTTAACGTCCGGTTATTCGCCGATGGGGGCCGCAATTTTTTCGGATCGATTGATGGAGGACATCACGGGTGCAGACGGGCAGGGTGCCACGTTTTCGAACGGCTACACGTACTCCGGCCACCCAGTCAGTGCAGCTGCAGGACTAGCAAGCATGCAGATCATAGAACGTGAAGGACTGCTTGAACACGTTCGTGGCGTGGCTCCACTGTTTCAGGAGCGCCTGCGCGGGCTTTCAGACCTGCCTTTGGTTGTCGATGCACGCGGAATGGGCCTAATGGGGTGTGTGCAGTGTTCATATAAAGGCGATAAGAACAGCACGTTGGAAAACGACTACGCGCTCGGTGCATTGATTGATATGGAATGCCAAGAGCTAGGTCTTGTGCTACGTCCAATCATAAACATGTGCGTGATGTCGCCACCGTTGGTTATTTCAGAAGATCAAATCAATCAAATGTTCGATATTTTGGGTCAAGCAATCCGAAAAGTTGACAGCGTCAAGGGTGTCTGA
- a CDS encoding cupin domain-containing protein has protein sequence MPNLADIKPEDRRVSNIRNGKFVTLISDGVEDGSVLQLNDDKPLGTGFHIYRMAAGETTVAHQHASDEEFYIIEGDIIDHDVTRYGAGDLVWLRKGTEHTSYSPNGCLIVVYLEA, from the coding sequence ATGCCAAACCTTGCCGACATAAAACCAGAAGATCGCCGTGTGTCTAATATACGCAACGGCAAATTCGTGACGTTGATCAGTGACGGGGTTGAAGACGGATCAGTCCTTCAGCTCAATGACGACAAACCGCTCGGCACGGGCTTTCATATTTACCGGATGGCGGCGGGTGAAACGACCGTTGCGCACCAACATGCCAGCGACGAAGAATTCTATATCATTGAAGGCGACATTATAGACCATGACGTCACACGGTACGGGGCGGGCGATCTTGTGTGGTTGCGCAAAGGCACGGAACACACATCGTATTCACCAAATGGATGCCTGATCGTCGTTTATCTGGAAGCCTAA
- a CDS encoding flavin monoamine oxidase family protein, with protein sequence MVLPANLDVIVIGAGAAGLSAAQSLRQAGFETVVLEAADYIGGRCVTDTTTFSAPFDRGGSWLHSAPINPLARQAEQTETQLHKKPWSWAWVHALGHTLPEDQVQAYQNYQDELWLAINAAGAQAGDLTTQSAMPTGRWAQTAMHSISQMLAGDADVTSAKDSSNYAQAKGDWMVEGGLGAFIKRLHKDVPVQLNCPVTRIDYSGVGVKVTTPQGTLQADHLILTVSTGVLGAGVIEFVPALPASKRAALEQLPNGLLNKVCIEFDPEWRGAVQGQTADYHTSKDEFCSLLFGLFDTNLAVGFVAGRFADALERQGAGAATDYCLAGLRETFGNSVEKHILCTDETAWRSNPNTIGSYSYATLGGAGARKTLAEPLAGRVFFAGEATMTHTYSTVHGAYQSGKRAADQILSIQTQFAAKARNAPQHDCG encoded by the coding sequence ATGGTGCTACCAGCAAATCTAGATGTGATCGTTATCGGGGCTGGTGCCGCAGGCCTGTCGGCGGCCCAATCCTTGCGCCAAGCGGGATTTGAAACGGTTGTTTTAGAAGCAGCAGATTACATCGGTGGTCGATGTGTGACGGACACGACCACGTTTTCTGCGCCGTTTGATCGTGGGGGATCATGGCTTCATTCTGCTCCGATCAATCCCCTTGCGCGGCAGGCGGAACAGACGGAAACACAGCTGCATAAAAAACCTTGGTCATGGGCATGGGTTCACGCGCTTGGCCACACTCTGCCCGAGGATCAGGTTCAGGCATATCAGAATTACCAAGACGAGTTGTGGCTAGCAATCAATGCGGCGGGCGCGCAGGCGGGTGATTTAACAACGCAATCCGCAATGCCCACAGGGCGATGGGCGCAAACGGCAATGCATTCCATATCGCAAATGTTGGCCGGGGACGCTGACGTGACATCAGCCAAAGACAGTTCGAACTATGCTCAGGCAAAGGGTGACTGGATGGTCGAGGGGGGTCTTGGCGCGTTCATAAAACGTCTGCATAAAGATGTGCCTGTTCAGCTCAACTGCCCAGTGACACGCATTGATTATTCGGGCGTCGGGGTCAAAGTGACGACACCGCAGGGCACGCTGCAGGCCGATCATCTAATCCTGACCGTTTCAACTGGTGTGCTTGGTGCAGGGGTAATTGAATTTGTGCCAGCTTTGCCCGCCTCGAAACGTGCGGCGCTTGAACAACTGCCCAATGGATTGCTAAATAAAGTGTGCATAGAATTTGACCCCGAGTGGCGGGGCGCAGTCCAAGGCCAAACGGCCGATTATCATACCAGCAAGGACGAATTTTGCTCACTGCTGTTTGGCCTGTTTGACACCAACCTTGCAGTTGGCTTTGTCGCCGGACGGTTCGCGGATGCTTTGGAACGACAAGGCGCGGGCGCTGCGACGGACTATTGCCTTGCGGGATTGCGCGAAACGTTCGGCAACAGCGTGGAAAAGCATATCCTATGCACAGATGAGACCGCATGGCGCAGCAACCCGAATACCATCGGGTCCTATAGCTATGCGACACTGGGTGGGGCAGGCGCTCGCAAAACCCTAGCTGAACCGCTTGCGGGCCGTGTGTTTTTTGCGGGTGAGGCGACGATGACCCACACCTATTCAACAGTGCACGGTGCCTATCAGAGTGGGAAACGCGCAGCCGATCAGATCCTATCTATCCAAACGCAGTTCGCTGCAAAAGCCAGGAACGCACCTCAACATGATTGTGGATGA
- a CDS encoding aromatic ring-hydroxylating oxygenase subunit alpha yields MDKKVRDVSVPADWDRRGLPGWSYHSASLLELEKDEIFKTHWQIACHISDIPELGSYVTFDLCEERAIIIRDNDNNVRAFHNICRHRGSRLVAQGQGTCPNALICPFHGWVYNLDGTLRGAARPETFPDLDKDEFGLRAIDMEIWNGFVFLRFKSGPQPSVAELLAPIEEEAGAYNMADHVPTDGIWTEETPVNWKSVRDVDNEGYHVAMAHPGLQDLYGFTYADEPFVDGVSRSDGQFTPTKGRRWAVRNYKKLTKPQPYLPEHLHKTWLYYGIFPNAVIAVTPESMLFYQEFPLSTGKTKLRSATYRIPNEDRQQRLARYLAARIDRETVAEDIQLTIWSNESMASNSFEGFYLSDLEYGVRSHHDHLRAILPIYNLDEAPSDEDVSSVNATLRDAAHK; encoded by the coding sequence ATGGACAAAAAAGTAAGAGACGTAAGCGTGCCTGCGGATTGGGACCGTCGTGGTCTTCCGGGGTGGAGCTATCACAGCGCCTCTCTTTTGGAACTTGAAAAGGACGAGATTTTCAAGACCCACTGGCAGATCGCATGCCATATTTCGGACATTCCTGAACTGGGCAGCTACGTCACGTTCGATCTGTGCGAAGAGCGCGCCATTATTATCCGTGACAACGACAATAACGTTCGCGCCTTTCACAATATCTGTCGCCATCGTGGGTCGCGTCTTGTTGCGCAGGGACAGGGCACGTGCCCGAACGCGCTGATCTGCCCGTTTCATGGCTGGGTCTACAATCTTGACGGAACCCTTCGCGGTGCCGCGCGTCCTGAAACATTTCCTGACCTCGACAAAGATGAATTTGGACTGCGCGCGATTGATATGGAGATCTGGAATGGATTTGTCTTCTTGCGTTTCAAGTCCGGCCCGCAGCCGTCAGTCGCGGAGCTATTGGCCCCGATCGAGGAAGAAGCGGGCGCCTATAATATGGCGGACCATGTTCCGACGGACGGCATTTGGACTGAAGAAACGCCGGTGAACTGGAAGTCCGTGCGCGACGTTGATAACGAAGGCTATCACGTTGCAATGGCGCATCCCGGTCTGCAGGACTTGTATGGTTTCACCTATGCGGACGAGCCTTTTGTCGACGGGGTGTCGCGTTCTGACGGGCAGTTCACGCCGACGAAAGGGCGCAGATGGGCGGTTCGCAATTACAAGAAACTGACGAAACCGCAGCCATATTTACCGGAGCATCTGCACAAAACGTGGCTTTATTACGGGATATTTCCAAATGCCGTGATTGCAGTAACGCCTGAGTCCATGTTGTTTTACCAAGAATTTCCGCTTTCGACTGGAAAGACAAAACTGCGCAGCGCGACATATCGCATCCCGAATGAAGATCGCCAGCAACGCCTTGCGCGCTATCTTGCGGCGCGCATTGATCGCGAAACCGTGGCTGAAGACATCCAACTTACGATTTGGTCAAACGAGTCGATGGCATCTAACTCGTTCGAGGGCTTTTATTTGTCCGATCTGGAATACGGCGTGCGCAGCCACCACGACCATTTACGCGCCATCCTGCCGATCTACAATTTGGACGAAGCCCCGAGCGACGAAGATGTATCATCCGTAAATGCGACACTGCGGGACGCGGCGCACAAATGA
- a CDS encoding extracellular solute-binding protein: MKATKSILGYSIATAVGLVIAGTAQAQDRVLNVTNWGEYIAEDTIANFEAEYGIEVVYDLYDSVEAIDAKLLAGSSGYDVVSHSGSSMARLIQAGILAPLDMSKLDNVQHMDPALMAQLAADWDPGNEHIIPYMWGTHGVTYNEELVLETYPDAPIGSLDMIFDPVHMEQLAACGVSFLDSPGDIIPMALAYMGLDPNSNNPDDYEAVGEMLAEIRPYVKTFDNYAYQRMPQREFCVSTTWGPDGLLAMSGAAEAATGVVLGFFMPEGDGASQLWIDGWMIPVDATNVEDAHLFLNYMMRPEVGAADSNYTWYATANLTARPMVDEDVTSSPAAFPTSEQVELMYTTAVLPPRIERLQTRTWTNFKAGN; the protein is encoded by the coding sequence ATGAAAGCTACGAAGAGCATATTGGGATATTCAATTGCAACGGCAGTTGGCCTTGTGATTGCAGGCACTGCCCAAGCACAGGACCGCGTCCTCAATGTTACGAACTGGGGCGAATATATCGCCGAAGATACCATCGCAAACTTCGAAGCCGAATACGGTATCGAAGTCGTTTACGACCTATACGACTCTGTCGAAGCCATTGACGCAAAGTTGCTAGCCGGAAGCAGTGGATACGATGTTGTTAGCCATTCTGGGAGCAGCATGGCGCGGCTCATTCAGGCCGGTATTCTTGCACCTTTGGACATGTCAAAACTGGACAATGTGCAACACATGGACCCCGCCCTTATGGCGCAGCTTGCCGCTGATTGGGATCCTGGAAACGAACACATTATTCCATATATGTGGGGCACGCATGGCGTGACGTACAACGAAGAACTGGTACTGGAAACATATCCGGACGCGCCAATTGGTTCGTTGGACATGATCTTTGATCCGGTTCATATGGAACAACTGGCGGCATGTGGTGTGTCTTTCCTCGACTCACCAGGCGATATTATCCCGATGGCGTTGGCCTACATGGGTCTAGATCCCAACTCCAACAACCCCGACGACTATGAAGCGGTTGGCGAAATGCTTGCCGAGATTCGTCCATACGTGAAAACATTCGACAACTACGCGTATCAGCGGATGCCACAGCGTGAATTCTGTGTTTCGACGACATGGGGTCCGGATGGTCTGTTGGCGATGTCCGGCGCAGCCGAAGCCGCAACAGGTGTCGTTCTTGGTTTTTTCATGCCTGAAGGCGACGGCGCTTCCCAGTTATGGATTGACGGCTGGATGATCCCCGTGGACGCGACTAACGTTGAGGATGCGCATCTGTTCCTGAACTATATGATGCGGCCAGAAGTTGGCGCCGCTGATAGTAACTATACATGGTATGCGACCGCGAATTTGACGGCCAGACCAATGGTAGACGAAGATGTCACGTCAAGCCCCGCGGCTTTCCCTACATCCGAGCAAGTTGAGCTCATGTACACCACAGCAGTGTTGCCGCCGCGGATAGAGCGTTTGCAAACGCGGACTTGGACGAACTTCAAAGCTGGTAACTAA
- a CDS encoding ABC transporter ATP-binding protein — MGAKLTETNAVSDTPWLNQDGQQPLVKIKGLTKKYGGWAAVDNIDLDIYEGELFCLLGGSGCGKSTLLRMLAGFETLNSGTITIDGVDMADVPAYERPTNMMFQSYALFPHMSVEKNIAFGLQQDRMPKSEIGDRVHEILKLVELENFKKRKPKQLSGGQRQRVALARALVKEPKLLLLDEPLAALDKKLRKQTQFELANIQDQVGVTFIVVTHDQEEAMTLATRMAVMDAGRFKQVGTPTEIYEFPNSRFVADFIGSANIFEGRVTENGADHVRVKSEIGEVFVDHGQSVKVGSKIWVAVRPEKIHIVKTEDPVSGPNQVSGKVDDIGYLGETSIYKVKLPSGQIVDVTATNQTRPMNRTHRITWEDKVNISWEPSSAMLLTS, encoded by the coding sequence ATGGGGGCCAAATTGACCGAAACAAACGCCGTTTCAGATACTCCGTGGCTCAATCAGGACGGGCAACAGCCGCTCGTTAAGATCAAGGGTCTTACAAAGAAATATGGTGGATGGGCTGCTGTCGATAATATCGATTTAGATATCTATGAAGGCGAGCTTTTTTGCCTTCTTGGGGGATCAGGCTGCGGAAAGTCCACGCTGCTTCGGATGCTGGCAGGGTTCGAAACGCTAAATTCAGGCACAATCACCATCGACGGTGTGGATATGGCCGATGTGCCCGCCTACGAGCGCCCGACCAATATGATGTTCCAAAGCTACGCATTATTCCCGCACATGAGCGTTGAGAAAAACATTGCCTTTGGATTACAACAGGATCGCATGCCCAAAAGCGAAATTGGCGATCGTGTGCATGAAATCCTCAAGTTGGTTGAACTTGAAAACTTCAAAAAACGAAAACCCAAACAATTGTCAGGCGGGCAACGCCAACGGGTCGCCTTGGCGCGGGCACTGGTCAAAGAACCCAAGCTTTTGCTGTTGGACGAACCCTTGGCCGCATTAGATAAAAAACTGCGCAAGCAAACGCAGTTCGAATTGGCTAATATTCAAGATCAGGTCGGTGTGACGTTTATCGTCGTGACCCACGACCAAGAAGAAGCCATGACGCTGGCGACACGAATGGCCGTGATGGATGCAGGTCGTTTCAAACAAGTCGGCACCCCGACCGAGATTTATGAATTCCCCAACTCGAGGTTTGTGGCGGACTTCATCGGGTCCGCAAACATATTCGAGGGCCGTGTCACCGAAAACGGCGCCGATCATGTCCGTGTAAAAAGCGAAATCGGAGAGGTCTTCGTAGACCACGGGCAATCGGTAAAAGTAGGCAGCAAAATCTGGGTTGCAGTGCGCCCCGAGAAAATCCACATCGTCAAAACAGAAGACCCCGTCAGCGGCCCGAACCAAGTCAGCGGCAAAGTTGACGACATCGGATACCTTGGTGAAACGTCCATCTATAAAGTCAAACTGCCCAGCGGCCAGATCGTCGACGTCACCGCAACGAACCAGACGCGCCCCATGAACCGGACACACCGCATCACATGGGAAGACAAGGTTAACATCAGTTGGGAGCCATCAAGCGCGATGCTGTTGACCTCATGA
- a CDS encoding ABC transporter permease subunit, whose product MTDAKAQKPTIAAAPRKTVFQRFMRRVQNNFRLIIIAVPLVWLVLFFLAPFFIVAKISLAELAIASPPFTPMIEWLDGGVVTIRLVFDNFAYILNDSLYFDTYVNSLKISVTSTIICLLLGYPIAYAIVRSGPVAKPLLLFAIILPFWTSFLLRVYAWMGLLADQGTINNLMLRLGLIDEPIRMLYTEFAVYVGIVYTYMPFMILPLYANMEKLDGSLNEAAADLGSRPTNTFFRVTLPLTMPGIIAGSLLVFIPATGEYVIPDLLGGGNVQMIGRVLFNEFSSNSDWPVAAAVAIVLLFLLVIPIIIFQYYQGKASQDP is encoded by the coding sequence ATGACCGACGCCAAAGCCCAGAAGCCCACCATAGCCGCAGCGCCACGCAAAACGGTCTTTCAAAGGTTCATGCGACGGGTGCAAAACAATTTTCGGCTGATCATTATCGCCGTCCCGCTTGTGTGGTTGGTGCTGTTCTTTCTCGCGCCGTTCTTCATCGTTGCAAAGATCAGTCTCGCGGAACTCGCCATCGCCAGCCCACCCTTCACACCTATGATCGAATGGCTTGACGGCGGGGTTGTGACGATCCGCCTCGTCTTTGATAATTTCGCCTACATACTCAACGACAGTCTGTATTTTGATACTTACGTGAATTCATTGAAAATCTCGGTGACGTCGACGATCATTTGCCTGCTGTTGGGATATCCGATTGCCTATGCGATTGTACGATCCGGTCCGGTGGCGAAACCGCTGCTGCTTTTCGCGATTATTCTGCCGTTCTGGACCTCGTTTTTGCTGCGGGTCTATGCTTGGATGGGGTTGCTAGCGGATCAAGGAACAATCAATAACCTTATGTTAAGGTTAGGACTTATAGATGAACCAATCCGGATGCTTTATACTGAATTTGCGGTCTACGTCGGCATTGTTTACACCTATATGCCGTTCATGATCCTGCCTCTCTATGCGAATATGGAAAAGCTTGATGGCAGCCTGAACGAAGCCGCGGCTGACCTTGGATCACGCCCCACCAATACATTCTTCAGGGTCACACTGCCGTTAACCATGCCAGGCATCATTGCGGGTTCTTTGTTGGTCTTCATCCCCGCGACTGGTGAATACGTAATTCCCGACCTGCTTGGCGGTGGAAATGTTCAGATGATCGGCCGCGTGTTGTTCAACGAATTTTCGAGCAACAGTGATTGGCCCGTTGCGGCCGCTGTCGCCATCGTTTTGCTGTTTCTGCTCGTTATCCCAATCATCATCTTTCAGTATTACCAAGGCAAAGCATCGCAGGACCCATAG
- a CDS encoding ABC transporter permease subunit, which translates to MYSRRSRFLTIMLILGLAFFYIPMIMVVIYSFNDSKLVPVWGGWSVRWYQVLFESEEVWSAVALSLKIAFINATCATILGTMAGLAMVRFGRFKGRTLFGGMLVAPLVMPEVITGLSLLVMFIALNQLFGWPGERGFTTITIAHITFSLAYVAVTIQARLTGMGETLEEAAADLGAKPFKVLTAITLPRLTPALVSGWLLAFTLSLDDLVIASFVTGPGANTLPILIFSRIRTGLRPDINALATIIILAVAICISIAAILMFRQQRADMLDQQMAAREDT; encoded by the coding sequence ATGTATAGCCGCCGCTCCCGTTTTCTAACCATCATGCTTATCCTCGGGTTGGCGTTCTTTTACATCCCGATGATCATGGTGGTCATCTATTCCTTCAACGATTCCAAGCTAGTGCCAGTCTGGGGTGGTTGGTCCGTGCGCTGGTATCAGGTGCTTTTTGAATCTGAAGAAGTCTGGAGCGCAGTTGCCCTCAGCCTTAAGATTGCATTCATCAACGCAACCTGTGCGACCATTCTTGGGACCATGGCAGGGCTAGCGATGGTTCGTTTTGGCCGATTTAAGGGGCGGACATTGTTCGGCGGGATGCTTGTCGCGCCATTGGTTATGCCCGAAGTCATAACCGGCCTTTCGCTGCTCGTGATGTTCATCGCGCTCAACCAGCTCTTTGGATGGCCAGGTGAACGTGGATTCACGACCATAACCATCGCACATATTACATTTTCCTTGGCCTATGTTGCGGTGACGATCCAAGCCCGATTAACGGGAATGGGGGAAACGTTGGAAGAGGCCGCAGCGGATCTGGGCGCAAAGCCGTTCAAGGTTCTAACAGCGATAACACTGCCCCGCCTGACACCAGCGCTTGTCTCGGGTTGGCTGCTGGCTTTCACTCTTTCGCTTGATGATTTGGTCATTGCCAGTTTTGTAACGGGTCCGGGAGCAAACACCTTGCCGATCCTGATCTTTTCACGCATTAGGACAGGCCTTAGACCCGACATCAATGCACTGGCGACGATCATAATTCTTGCCGTTGCGATCTGCATTTCGATCGCGGCTATTTTGATGTTCCGACAGCAACGGGCCGATATGCTGGATCAGCAGATGGCCGCACGAGAGGACACCTAG